The proteins below are encoded in one region of Styela clava chromosome 4, kaStyClav1.hap1.2, whole genome shotgun sequence:
- the LOC120327084 gene encoding glutathione synthetase-like, whose translation MSSGNSITEHHFENVFQSEELLKKCSTSAIEEAKKQNFFFQWYDDDESRKPYDKMAPFCLFPSRIPVDVMRRVNQVCPEFHKLHHNVSFDFDFVKKGLDSVTKADWFIEKLFGIYERASKAVNREDRYELSITRADYMVTKTAEGIQLPKLLEWSVSGWGFGVASFLEQIYKRSLQEAKIRFEQGFGGTDMTLRLAKMFIKTLKLHNNSNAGILIVVCEHYFGLIECYDLKDKIFKIDHDVFVDILTLQEVSKNVTLGGQKELLVNGREYGVVFLLTGFEEHEYQTEQDWFARELMEYSTAILCPNIFHSIVELNKIMEVMSRPKHMEKYVDDAEARLIRNALVKYRTLEQGNAGDMNAKLGITNPHEYVLKDQREGGVKYFREDVKEILENLQGTHERGQYILVDYIKPVVGKNVMIFSDENPDLTVVNTVTEIATFGAFLTKGRNILANECFGNISRTKNYGVDAISTSKGNFALDLILTT comes from the exons ATGTCTTCTGGTAATAGTATTACTGAACatcattttgaaaatgtatttcaatCGGAAGAATTGTTGAAAAAATGCTCAACATCAGCGATCGAAGAGGCCAAGAAGCAAAATTTTTTCTTCCAGTGGTATGACGATGATGAGTCAAGAAAACCA TATGACAAGATGGctccattttgtttgtttccttCGAGAATTCCCGTTGATGTTATGCGCAGAGTAAACCAGGTTTGCCCAGAATTTCACAAACTTCATCATAATGTCAGTTTTGATTTCGATTTTGTAAAGAAAGGATTGGACAG TGTTACTAAAGCTGACTGGTTTATTGAAAAACTGTTTGGCATTTACGAAAGAGCGTCTAAAGCAGTCAATCGTGAG GACCGGTATGAGCTATCCATAACAAGAGCTGATTACATGGTGACTAAAACTGCTGAAGGAATTCAACTTCCTAAACTTTTGGAATGGAGTGTTTCAGGATGGGGATTTGGTGTAGCAAGTTTtcttgagcaaatttacaaacGCTCTTTACAGGAAGCGAAAATTCGATTTGAGCAAGGTTTTGGTGGCACAGATATGACGCTTCGTCTGGCCAAAATGTTTATCAAAACTTTGAAATTGCACAACAATTCAAACGCTGGGATATTAATCGTTGTTTGCGAGCATTATTTTGGTCTCATTGAATGTTACGATTTAAaagacaaaatatttaaaattgaccATGACGTTTTTGTAGACATTTTAACACTGCAGGAAGTGAGCAAGAATGTTACACTTGGAGGTCAGAAGGAATTGTTAGT CAATGGAAGAGAGTATGGAGTTGTTTTTCTTCTCACTGGTTTTGAAGAACATGAATATCAAACTGAACAG GATTGGTTCGCCCGTGAACTGATGGAATATAGCACTGCTATTTTgtgtccaaatatttttcattcgaTTGTCGAACTGAATAAGATTATGGAAGTTATGTCCAGACCCAAACATATGGAAAAGTACGTTGACGATGCGGAGGCACGTCTTATCAGGAATGCCCTGGTCAAATATCGAACTCTAGAACAG GGCAATGCGGGTGACATGAATGCAAAATTAGGAATCACGAATCCCCACGAATACGTGTTGAAAGATCAGAGAGAGGGTGGAG TGAAATACTTTCGCGAAGACGTTAAggaaattttggaaaatttgcaAGGCACACATGAAAG GGGCCAATATATTCTCGTGGATTATATCAAACCAGTTGTTGGGAAAAACGTTATGATTTTTTCGGATGAAAATCCAGATCTTACTGTTGTGAATACCGTCACAGAAATTGCAACATTCGGAGCATTCCTTAC TAAAGGAAGAAATATCTTAGCAAACGAATGCTTTGGAAACATTTCCAGAACGAAGAACTATGGAGTTGACGCAATCAGTACATCTAAAGGCAATTTTGCCTTAGATCTCATATTGACGACATGA